A segment of the Nostoc sp. TCL26-01 genome:
TTGTGTTGCCAAGCAAATCGGAAAAGCATCCAGCCCAGCAAACTCTTTAAACAGCATGGCTTTACCTTCCATCACTGGTAAAGCTGCATGGGGGCCAAGATTGCCTAGTCCTAACACTGCACTACCATCGGTGACAATTGCCACAGTGTTTTGTTTGATAGTTAAATTGTAAACTTCTGCGGGGTCTTGAGCGATCGCTGTACAAACTCGCCCGACTCCTGGTGTATAAGCCATTGCCAAATCAGACACACTCTTGAGGGGAATGCGGCTAGTGATGCTGATTTTGCCGCCACGATGCAGATTAAATGTGCGATCGTAAACACTCAGCAGCTTAATATCTGCTATTGCTTTGACTGCTTGCACAATAGTTTCTGCGTGTTCGGTACTAGCTGCATCAACAGTCAAGTCACGAATGGATATTTGCCGAGTTTGCTCAATTAAATCGATTTGACCAAGATTACCACCACTGGTGGCGATCGCTTGTGTGATTGATGCTAGCATTCCTACACGATTAGGAATTTGCAACCGCAGGGTGACACTAAAACTAGAATTAGGAGTTAAGTCTGCCATCTTGATTTAGGATTTGAGATTTTAGATTTTATATTGAATTGTTACAGTAAACTCTATTTCTGCGATAAAACCTAACATCCTAATTCATTGTTTAGCGATCGCGTTTGTCTTCAGGCGCTGATTGCTCACACCAATACGACCTCAACTGTATCCTGTGGGACAATTTCACCACGAGCTTGTAGAACTTCAACATAAAGAGCGATCGCTTCTGCACGAGTTTTTCCTTGACTGATACAGCCTGGCAAACTGGGTACTTCCACAACAAAATAACCATCTTCTCCAAGATACAGCAGTACTTGACGTTGAGATTTTTCTTGAGGTGCGCTCATGCTTCAAATAGCTGCTCAATTGTTTCATCTAAATCTTACCATCCCAAAACAAAAAAGCGCTCTCTAATCCAGAGAACGCTACAAACCTACAATAACCCTAAAACTAACCATGATAGCCGGAGCCACGGCAGTACTACCAGCCAAATCTCAGGGAAAGTCGTGAGCATTGCGCTAGTGCATCACTTCTATACCCAAGCTGGCGCGGTGAGGATATCTGCTTATGTATTAATTACCCGATATTGAGAATCAATTACGGATTTCTGAAAGTTAACCTGAGTTCTACAGAACTAAAAAAGGGCAAGATATAGACCAGGCAAGTCTTTTGAATAAATGCCAATATATCACTCTCAGGCGATCGCTAGTATTTGTAATACTTTTCCCACAATCGCTCTAGCTTAAATGGTATCTGGATCGATATTTAACTCACGCAGTTTTGCTGCTAAACGTTCTGCTTTTTCTTGTGCTTTTTGTGCTGTTTCTTCCAGTGTCGGTACTAATTGACCATCTGAGGTGAAAAACCTTAATAATCCCTGATCAATTCCCAAATATAAACCTAATTGTTGACTCCATAAATAACCTTGTTCTGAAGCTTGTAGAGGTTGATATTTTCCATCTACTAAATGAAATCCCGCAAACTCTTGTGTAAAAGGGTCAAACCAAAAATAATCAGGTGTGCGGAAAGTATCTTGATAAATGTCTTTTTTTAAACCTCTGTCTGTCTTCGCTGTTGAGTCAGATAGTATTTCTAAAATGACGTGAGGATATTTTCCTGCTTCTTCCCACACTACCCAACTTTTTCGGGTTTTGCGCTCTGTTCCTCGTACGACAAAAAAATCTGGACCTCGAAAATCTTCTGATTTACGTTGGTATCGACTATGGTATATGGTCAAGTTTCCTGCCGCATAGAAATCACTTCTATCTCGCCACAACCATTCTAGGCATTGTAAAAGAAGGATGATTTGTCGGAGATGGAGTTCTGTTTCCAAAGGAGGTTCATCACTATACAAATCACCAGGAGGAAATATCACATCTTGAGAGATGTCTGCTTGAGATTCTAATTCTTGAGCAATGGTCATAGAATCCATCCGGCATCTATCATTTCTGCGTTGATTTTAGCATTTTCCCACCCAAATAAAAAAGCGCCCCTAATTAGGGACGCTTTTTTATTTAACTAAGCTTGATGATTAACCGTTGATAGCAGGAGCGCTGATAGCAACAGGAGTAACATTAGCAGCAGCTAAGTCTAAGGGGAAGTTGTGAGCGTTGCGCTCGTGCATTACTTCCATACCCAAGTTAGCGCGGTTGATGATATCAGCCCAGGTATTGATTACACGACCTTGAGAGTCGATGATGGATTGGTTGAAGTTGAAACCGTTGAGGTTGAACGCCATTGTGCTTACGCCCAATGCGGTGAACCAGATACCAACAACGGGCCATGCAGCTAGGAAGAAGTGCAAGGAACGGCTGTTGTTAAAGGAAGCGTATTGGAAAATCAAGCGACCGAAGTAACCGTGTGCTGCAACGATGTTGTAGGTTTCTTCTTCTTGACCGAATTTGTAACCGTAGTTGAGAGATTCGGTTTCGGTTGTTTCACGAACCAAGGAAGAGGTAACCAAAGAACCGTGCATTGCAGAGAACAAGGAACCGCCGAATACACCAGCCACACCTAACATATGGAAGGGGTGCATCAGGATGTTGTGTTCTGCTTGGAACACGATCATGAAGTTGAAGGTTCCGGAGATACCCAAGGGCATACCGTCAGAGAAAGAACCTTGTCCGATTGGGTAGACCAAGAATACTGCGGCAGCAGATGCCAAAGGAGCAGAGTAAGCTACACAGATCCAAGGGCGCATTCCTAAGCGGAAAGACAGTTCCCACTGACGACCCAAGTAGCAAGCACAACCAATTAGGAAGTGGAATACTACTAGTTGGTAAGGTCCACCGTTGTACAACCACTCATCCAAGGAAGCTGCTTCCCAGATGGGGTAGAAGTGTAAACCAATAGCGTTGGAAGAAGGTACAACTGCACCAGAGATAATGTTGTTTCCGTAGATCAAGGAACCTGCTACGGGTTCACGGATACCATCAATGTCTACAGGAGGAGCTGCAACGAAGGCGATAATGAAGCAAATGGTAGCGGCTAGGAGTGTAGGAATCATTAATACACCGAACCAACCGACATAAATACGGTTCTCAGTGCTGGTGATCCATGCACAGAAGCGCTCCCATACGTTGGCGCTTTGGCGCTGTTGTAAGGTTGTGGTCATCTTTCTATGATTGCTTTGGACTGTTAATAAATCAGGTGTATTAAACGTACGCCTGTAACGTAAAGTCTACATGAATTTACGCTAATTTAGTTATTATTTTCTGTATCTTTTTGTAACTGATTGTTGCATTCTCTTAACATATAGGTATGATTTGTAGCAGTCAAAAATACTTAAAAGCAAGCGCAGCAAGAACTTCAACTAAATGGAAATATGCACAAACTGTTGGAATTATGTATCTAGTCCAAAAATCAAAGTCTAGAGATTTAAAATTTTAAATCTCTAGACTTTTGACGGTTGACAGTAAAGTAGGAAAAATCTGTCTGTGCCGCAGCATCCACCCTAATTAACTAATGCTGAATTACTGCTCTAATAGCTTCATTTTTTGCCACCAACTATTTAGAGGGTAGTAGAGTACAGGGGCCCAGAGACTGCTGAGAATAGCAGAGGCTAAGGTAACTCGTTGATAGTATGCCCAAATATCTGTTGTCTGGCGATCGCCTGCTAAAGTTAATTGCATACCAAAAACCGTTTCTGCCAAAACTGCCATACCAAAAACAATCAAGGCAACAGAAATAAAATCCTCTTGCATGAAACGCTGCTTTTGCATCATTCCCGTCAAAAATCCGACTATTCCTAAAGTGATGGCATGAGATGGGTGAGGATTAGTCATGGCATCTTGAAGTAACCCTAAAATAATCCCTGCCAAAGTTCCTGACCACACTGAGCGCTTAATGCTCCAGGCTACTACCCAAATTAACAGCCAATTGGGGCCAATACCCAATAATTCCATACCAGGTAAGCGAGTTGGTAACAATAGCAAACACAAAAACACAGACCCTGCTGTCACCATCCAGTCAAGCAATTGTCGCCAACCAGGATGCCAACGCGCTAAAGGCAGATACCGGAACTTAGTTTTTCGTTCTGACGATTTTGATTTAGTACTAAATGAAGGTAGCTTCATTGTCTTAAAAATTGGGCGAGCATCTAATTAGACTTTGGCGATTGTGGATTTACCGACTGGGGATTTTCTCCTGCTTGATTTGTCGGCTTAGGATATACAGCTACCCAATCTAGAGAACGAATTGCCGGAAACAGTTCAATCTTGGCGATAGATGTTGGTAGTTTCTTCAAATCCAAAGATTTTATCCGCCCCACCGCCAAACCAGCCGGAAATTTTTGACTGTATGTGGAGGTAGAAACCAAGTCACCTACCTGTACATTAGGCACTTTCTCATAAAATTCTAATACCGCTTCTGCCGAGGAATCTCCGCGCAAAACCCCCTTAGCGGAAGTGCGACTAATTGTTACACCTACTTGACTTTTGAGGTCACTAATTAAGAGAATACGACTAGTGTTAGGTGTCACACTATCAACCAAACCAACTAACCCACCCTCAGATTTAACCACATAACCTGGTTGAATACCCGCATTGGAGCCACGATTGATACTCACTTGTTGCCACCAATGATCAGCACTGCGTCCTACTACTCTAGCCAGAATTGGCTGCGATGCAGCTGGCTCCTTAGCGACATAGCCTAATAAATCTTGGAGTTTGCGGTTTTGATTTTCCAACTCAGCTATGCGCGTTTGCATTTCCATAAACTGAGCATTTTTCAGACGTTCTTCTTGACGTTCTTCTAGAGATGGCCCTGTTTGTAACATTTGCCAAGGACGGGTAATCACTTGATATGCTTCCAATAGCAATCCACCTTGGGTTTGACGCAATACCCAAGCACTACCCAACACTAAAGCGAGTAATCCGACTTGCAACCCTTTACGATCCCACCAACGGCGTACAGTAACCATTTATACCTATTTTAATAAATTCAAAAGATACTGGATTCTATTTATATAGAACCCAAATCATAGGCAAATAGAACCCAATATCTCATATTTTTTGTTACATATTGCGAGAACGTCCGCTAAACACTCGTTCTAGCTGTTTAAAGTTTTCTAACACACGACCTGTTCCCAGTACAACACAGCT
Coding sequences within it:
- a CDS encoding type II toxin-antitoxin system HicB family antitoxin, yielding MSAPQEKSQRQVLLYLGEDGYFVVEVPSLPGCISQGKTRAEAIALYVEVLQARGEIVPQDTVEVVLV
- a CDS encoding Uma2 family endonuclease — encoded protein: MTIAQELESQADISQDVIFPPGDLYSDEPPLETELHLRQIILLLQCLEWLWRDRSDFYAAGNLTIYHSRYQRKSEDFRGPDFFVVRGTERKTRKSWVVWEEAGKYPHVILEILSDSTAKTDRGLKKDIYQDTFRTPDYFWFDPFTQEFAGFHLVDGKYQPLQASEQGYLWSQQLGLYLGIDQGLLRFFTSDGQLVPTLEETAQKAQEKAERLAAKLRELNIDPDTI
- the psbA gene encoding photosystem II q(b) protein; this translates as MTTTLQQRQSANVWERFCAWITSTENRIYVGWFGVLMIPTLLAATICFIIAFVAAPPVDIDGIREPVAGSLIYGNNIISGAVVPSSNAIGLHFYPIWEAASLDEWLYNGGPYQLVVFHFLIGCACYLGRQWELSFRLGMRPWICVAYSAPLASAAAVFLVYPIGQGSFSDGMPLGISGTFNFMIVFQAEHNILMHPFHMLGVAGVFGGSLFSAMHGSLVTSSLVRETTETESLNYGYKFGQEEETYNIVAAHGYFGRLIFQYASFNNSRSLHFFLAAWPVVGIWFTALGVSTMAFNLNGFNFNQSIIDSQGRVINTWADIINRANLGMEVMHERNAHNFPLDLAAANVTPVAISAPAING
- the mreD gene encoding rod shape-determining protein MreD, with the protein product MKLPSFSTKSKSSERKTKFRYLPLARWHPGWRQLLDWMVTAGSVFLCLLLLPTRLPGMELLGIGPNWLLIWVVAWSIKRSVWSGTLAGIILGLLQDAMTNPHPSHAITLGIVGFLTGMMQKQRFMQEDFISVALIVFGMAVLAETVFGMQLTLAGDRQTTDIWAYYQRVTLASAILSSLWAPVLYYPLNSWWQKMKLLEQ
- the mreC gene encoding rod shape-determining protein MreC, yielding MVTVRRWWDRKGLQVGLLALVLGSAWVLRQTQGGLLLEAYQVITRPWQMLQTGPSLEERQEERLKNAQFMEMQTRIAELENQNRKLQDLLGYVAKEPAASQPILARVVGRSADHWWQQVSINRGSNAGIQPGYVVKSEGGLVGLVDSVTPNTSRILLISDLKSQVGVTISRTSAKGVLRGDSSAEAVLEFYEKVPNVQVGDLVSTSTYSQKFPAGLAVGRIKSLDLKKLPTSIAKIELFPAIRSLDWVAVYPKPTNQAGENPQSVNPQSPKSN